The Gemmatimonadota bacterium genome has a segment encoding these proteins:
- a CDS encoding putative Ig domain-containing protein — protein sequence MKLNLMCLSVLIVLLTGQAGRVQANDDLLLAKKFAPILLLHSAKVNGTQYIPQAPESVNIVGADDWRNIWFNVKKYTSTGQLAVEDEISASDWKKNFTGTYSTTNGTGINYSNGSYANLNPEFEATGRWSHLSHPTDTYQVKAHFDFAGTDINGSDFDRNAPAQGSWEKHYKSVRDSFPNTIYAHIFTEDGGSRRDVIQYWFFYPYNDWINNHEGDWEHINVIVSSRNPTIAVAQEIEFYFHGQAMSRKAKYGNNGPAKADYPGQLGSPEVPLVGDRPLVYVGGGSLFSALIPVPGVGFLNPIIDWVGPTSESGLQSGGSYPYRALWFEPQGGILGPVTDNYEYPNGLFSEVIDNAEIVLIPNKTDTSAPDWLKANIKWGHLEVSSPGGRENKAPSGPAHKGNWEKTIATGSVASDKVYSRKPLISSIDPNTIYSSYQFTPPVVSGDQTWNGNITICGDITVLHGTTLTISPGTTINFVQNWDINQSGRLNFNKSELNIKGKLVADGVIFQSEPLQNLSRTNTDWSGIVVSEGGGFDIKDSTIQNSIYGIYLDGAPASATIEEYLNEAITPIQVGASGPYSLSGAPAGISISSTGSITGTPTQTGTFNVTVTARDADNNVVTHSFTLRVIQRLVVSPISNVTATQNKAITSIQVNVSGGQTPYQYSLSGEPEVISISSSGSITGTPTEADTFTIKVKVQDANSKADSTSFDMTVSADPTILNVDPISDITATQNQEITPIQVSASGGRGNYTYSIESAPQEGAGLSISDSGRITGTPTASGTFTVTVTVSDGSGGATGTAAPTKVKRSFTMTVNAPASKPVSSALTVAGIDDIAVKISAVTNSAITPIQVSASGGQTPYTYALSSNPATGSGLSINSSSGQITGTPTQTGTFTLTVTVTDNANTTATNSFSIAVSLIGDFNSDGAVNLSDHLLFVATFGKSEGEDGFNGDMDLNGDGTIDTADFLIFSSHFPNDG from the coding sequence ATGAAATTAAACCTAATGTGTTTGAGCGTTTTAATCGTTCTACTTACCGGACAAGCAGGCAGGGTACAGGCTAATGACGATCTTCTTTTAGCCAAAAAGTTTGCGCCCATCTTACTATTACACAGTGCCAAAGTAAATGGCACACAGTATATTCCCCAGGCACCAGAATCTGTGAACATCGTTGGCGCAGATGATTGGAGAAATATATGGTTTAACGTAAAAAAATATACCTCAACAGGTCAACTTGCTGTTGAAGATGAAATTTCTGCTTCTGACTGGAAAAAGAACTTTACCGGTACTTATTCAACAACTAATGGCACAGGCATCAATTATAGCAATGGAAGTTATGCAAATCTCAATCCTGAATTTGAAGCGACAGGACGTTGGAGCCATTTATCACATCCCACAGATACTTACCAAGTCAAGGCACATTTCGATTTTGCTGGAACGGATATAAACGGGTCAGACTTTGATCGCAATGCTCCTGCCCAGGGAAGTTGGGAGAAACATTATAAAAGTGTAAGGGATAGTTTTCCCAATACGATTTACGCTCACATATTTACTGAAGATGGCGGCAGTCGGAGGGATGTCATTCAATATTGGTTTTTTTATCCGTATAATGATTGGATAAATAATCACGAAGGGGATTGGGAACACATAAATGTTATTGTGTCGAGTCGCAATCCCACAATTGCAGTGGCTCAAGAGATCGAGTTTTATTTTCATGGGCAAGCCATGAGTCGGAAAGCGAAATACGGAAACAACGGACCTGCAAAAGCAGATTATCCTGGGCAGTTGGGCTCTCCCGAAGTGCCTCTTGTAGGAGATAGACCGCTTGTGTATGTAGGAGGCGGAAGTTTGTTTAGTGCCCTAATTCCAGTACCAGGAGTCGGTTTTTTGAATCCTATCATTGATTGGGTCGGCCCCACATCGGAGTCAGGCCTACAAAGTGGTGGCAGTTATCCTTATAGGGCATTATGGTTTGAGCCTCAAGGGGGCATCCTTGGGCCTGTGACAGACAATTACGAATACCCCAATGGTCTCTTTTCTGAAGTCATTGATAATGCTGAAATTGTCTTGATTCCCAACAAAACAGATACATCAGCCCCTGATTGGTTAAAAGCAAATATTAAATGGGGACATTTAGAGGTTTCCAGTCCTGGTGGTAGAGAGAATAAGGCGCCATCAGGTCCAGCTCATAAAGGTAATTGGGAGAAAACAATTGCGACTGGCTCTGTTGCGTCGGATAAAGTTTATAGCCGAAAGCCTCTAATATCTTCCATAGATCCAAATACTATATACTCCTCTTACCAATTTACTCCGCCAGTTGTTTCTGGAGACCAAACCTGGAACGGTAATATCACTATATGCGGAGATATCACGGTCTTACACGGAACAACACTGACCATTAGTCCCGGAACAACTATTAATTTTGTCCAGAATTGGGATATCAATCAGTCTGGTCGACTAAATTTTAACAAATCAGAACTGAACATAAAAGGAAAATTGGTTGCAGATGGCGTTATTTTTCAATCTGAACCTCTGCAAAATTTGTCAAGGACAAATACTGATTGGTCAGGCATTGTCGTTTCGGAGGGAGGAGGTTTCGATATAAAAGACAGCACAATCCAAAATTCCATCTATGGGATATACCTGGATGGTGCGCCTGCTTCTGCTACTATTGAGGAATATCTAAATGAGGCAATTACACCTATACAGGTAGGAGCATCTGGTCCGTATTCATTATCTGGTGCGCCTGCAGGTATCTCTATTTCATCAACGGGAAGTATCACTGGCACACCTACCCAAACCGGTACTTTCAATGTGACTGTGACAGCGCGAGATGCTGACAATAATGTTGTAACGCATTCTTTCACTCTGCGTGTTATTCAGCGACTGGTGGTATCGCCAATATCGAATGTGACAGCGACTCAGAATAAAGCAATTACATCTATACAGGTCAACGTATCAGGCGGTCAGACGCCCTATCAATATTCATTATCCGGTGAACCAGAAGTTATCTCAATTTCGTCGAGTGGCAGCATTACTGGCACACCAACAGAGGCTGACACATTCACCATTAAAGTGAAGGTACAAGATGCTAACAGCAAAGCAGATTCCACATCGTTTGATATGACTGTTTCTGCTGATCCCACGATTCTGAACGTTGATCCAATATCGGATATTACAGCGACTCAGAATCAGGAAATTACCCCCATACAGGTCTCAGCATCAGGGGGTCGAGGGAACTATACATATTCCATAGAGAGTGCCCCGCAGGAGGGAGCAGGACTTTCTATTTCAGATAGTGGTCGCATTACAGGCACTCCCACAGCGAGTGGGACTTTCACAGTAACAGTGACTGTGAGTGATGGCAGTGGTGGTGCGACAGGCACTGCGGCTCCCACAAAGGTAAAGCGTTCTTTCACTATGACGGTAAATGCGCCTGCGTCCAAGCCCGTTTCGTCAGCACTGACAGTCGCAGGTATAGATGATATAGCAGTCAAGATCAGTGCTGTGACGAACAGCGCTATTACTCCTATTCAGGTCTCAGCATCAGGGGGGCAGACGCCATACACGTATGCCCTGTCCAGCAACCCTGCTACGGGTTCTGGTCTTTCTATCAATTCGAGCAGTGGACAAATCACAGGCACACCCACACAGACAGGAACTTTCACACTTACTGTGACTGTGACCGATAATGCAAACACGACTGCAACGAATAGTTTTTCTATAGCTGTCAGTCTGATCGGCGATTTTAATAGTGATGGCGCGGTCAATTTATCAGATCATTTGCTATTTGTGGCGACGTTTGGTAAATCAGAAGGCGAGGATGGTTTTAATGGTGATATGGATTTGAACGGCGATGGGACCATTGATACTGCCGATTTTCTGATATTTTCGAGTCACTTTCCCAATGATGGTTGA
- a CDS encoding PorV/PorQ family protein, whose amino-acid sequence MKLHNIIWVCLLAFVLSGVQANAQFEDPRVLGGEKIRDLEPIYPNQEEVRPSGVKSAQSGFVFLGFSTDARRAAMADAGAGLIGDASGAVFLNPGLLGFVHERQAFFTHAQWIFETNHQVAGAVFKLPNAPGTFGVGFVTHSAGEINGTKINPDPASVGFTETGTFTTTNYALSAGWGFQITDRFSVGAMARFAHQGLGSSEVFVAGSRQTQSNDLNAFAVDIGTYFNTGFRNMVIAMSVRNFSPGGESQFQREHFELPRSFRLGFVFDMISLFGRIPVPHHLNLVTEIHSPIDFDERTLVGVEYRFKQATSAMGFSLRGGYKNNHDLEDYSFGAGIDYKTEAGKGVRIDYAFKHFNTTFTDPVQMVSAAISF is encoded by the coding sequence GTGAAATTACATAATATTATCTGGGTCTGTCTGCTGGCATTCGTCCTTTCCGGCGTGCAGGCCAATGCACAATTTGAAGATCCCCGGGTTCTCGGCGGCGAAAAGATTCGCGATCTGGAACCCATTTATCCAAATCAGGAAGAAGTCAGACCTTCGGGCGTGAAATCCGCGCAGAGCGGTTTTGTGTTTCTCGGATTTTCCACAGATGCGCGGCGAGCCGCAATGGCCGATGCGGGCGCGGGTCTGATCGGCGATGCGTCGGGTGCGGTGTTTCTAAATCCGGGTCTGCTGGGGTTCGTACACGAACGACAGGCGTTTTTTACCCATGCCCAATGGATTTTTGAAACGAATCACCAGGTTGCCGGTGCGGTTTTCAAACTCCCAAATGCACCGGGTACCTTTGGCGTGGGCTTTGTCACGCACAGCGCGGGAGAGATCAATGGTACTAAGATCAATCCCGATCCCGCCAGTGTAGGGTTCACGGAGACGGGTACATTTACTACGACGAATTACGCCCTGTCCGCAGGCTGGGGTTTTCAGATTACCGATCGATTTTCGGTAGGGGCAATGGCGCGTTTCGCTCATCAGGGTCTGGGATCGAGTGAGGTCTTTGTCGCTGGCAGTCGGCAAACTCAGTCGAATGATCTCAATGCTTTTGCCGTGGATATCGGGACCTATTTCAATACGGGATTCCGGAATATGGTGATTGCTATGAGTGTGCGGAATTTCAGTCCGGGAGGAGAGTCTCAGTTCCAGCGCGAGCATTTCGAGTTGCCCCGGTCGTTCCGTCTGGGTTTTGTCTTCGATATGATTTCGCTGTTTGGCCGAATCCCTGTGCCGCATCATCTGAATTTGGTCACTGAGATCCACAGTCCGATAGATTTCGACGAGCGCACGCTTGTGGGTGTAGAATATCGGTTCAAGCAGGCGACCTCTGCGATGGGTTTTTCCCTGCGCGGTGGGTATAAGAACAATCACGATCTGGAAGATTATTCGTTCGGTGCCGGTATTGATTACAAAACCGAGGCAGGGAAAGGCGTTCGCATCGATTATGCGTTCAAGCATTTCAATACGACTTTCACCGATCCCGTGCAGATGGTGAGTGCCGCGATTAGTTTCTGA